The following coding sequences are from one Triplophysa dalaica isolate WHDGS20190420 chromosome 12, ASM1584641v1, whole genome shotgun sequence window:
- the rbfa gene encoding putative ribosome-binding factor A, mitochondrial yields the protein MLTVKRILCSKEWILSPYTNAIARMMCHITARHELLADQHVSWQMTFTERCIHSSACLSGGNTLMKMLNNKKKKHWYKTPLQSRPLGLPDFLKPSKKNQEDSVRVRTLNNIIYKAVTDLLNSYEVNSEIAAYNIQISKVSLPPDFSSCRIYWKTSLSAEQDSQIQHALDKCAPRIRYLLISHQILGGLPALVFIRDKQYAAMMEVENLLKIADYGSGEDEINNSSISDVGARLHLMDSGEKKRPVLFGVDHDALHKQIEAYKREKGSRESLAQSSGAGGLTQEQLNTLAEIRKQKLIEKKKLKSKRTKDDDITPKDYLLARSLQKEEQEEVDNNEDRLLDSQISQLMAEDDRGH from the exons ATGTTGACGGTGAAGAGAATCCTTTGCTCTAAAGAATGGATATTAAGTCCATATACAAATGCAATAGCAAGAATGATGTGTCACATAACAGCACGACACGAGTTGTTGGCTGACCAGCACGTTTCCTGGCAAATGACCTTTACAGAAAGGTGCATTCATAGTTCAGCATGTCTATCTGGTGGTAATACACTGATGAAAATGCTGAACAATAAGAA GAAGAAGCATTGGTATAAAACTCCCCTACAG TCCAGACCACTAGGTCTACCTGACTTTCTAAAACCGTCAAAGAAAAACCAGGAAGACAGTGTTCGTGTAAGAACTTTAAACAACATCATCTACAAAGCAGTGACCGACTTACTGAACTCGTACGAGGTCAACTCCGAGATTGCTGCCTACAACATACAGATATCCAAA GTTTCGCTACCACCAGATTTCTCCTCTTGTAGGATATACTGGAAGACAAGTCTGTCAGCTGAACAAGACAGTCAAATTCAGCATGCTTTAGACAAATGTGCTCCTCGTATACG ATACCTTCTCATCTCTCACCAAATCCTTGGTGGCCTCCCTGCTTTGGTTTTTATTAGAGATAAACAATATGCTGCGATGATGGAG GTTGAAAACCTTCTCAAGATCGCAGATTATGGGTCAGGTGaagatgaaataaacaattcatCCATCAGTGACGTTGG GGCCAGACTGCATCTGATGGACTCGGGAGAAAAGAAaagaccagtgttgtttggtgtgGATCATGATGCACTCCACAAACAGATTGAAGCTTATAAACGAGAGAAGGGGTCGAGAGAGTCTCTCGCACAAAGTTCTGGAGCAGGAGGATTAACTCAAGAGCAGCTGAACACACTGGCAGAAATCAGGAAGCAGAAACTCATAGAGAAAAAGAAACTTAAATCCAAACGGACGAAAGATGATGACATCACTCCAAAAGACTACCTGCTGGCCAGGAGTCTTCAGAAAGAGgaacaagaggaggtggacaACAATGAAGACAGGCTGCTGGATAGCCAAATCTCACAACTGATGGCAGAAGACGACAGGGGGCACTAA